Within the Nocardioides aurantiacus genome, the region CCTTCAAGGACACCGCCGGTCCGGCGATCAACCCGCTCATCAAGGTGATGAACCTCGTCTCGCTGCTCATCGCGGGCGCGGTCGTGTCGCTGAGCGTGGGCGAGGACCAGAACGACGTGCTGAGGATCGCCATCGCGCTCGTCTCGCTGGCCCTCATCGTGTTCGCGGTCGTCGTGTCCAAGCGGCGTGGCAACGTCATGACCGACGACGCCCCGGCCCAGGCGCACACCACCACCTGAGCCGACGCACCACCGGCCCGGCCGGTCGTCCCCCGCGGGCGACCGGCCGTGCTGCGTCCGGGGCCGGATAGCGTGCGGGGGTGGCGGACACGGCGGGGCAGTCAGGGCGTACGACGGCGCAGTGGACCGGGCGGCTGCGCACCGCGCTGCAGGCGGCGGGCTTCACCTACGACGGCGTCGCCGAGGCCCTCGGGCCGGTGGCCCACGCGGCCCTGTCGCGCAACGAGACGGTGCCCGGGCTGCGGGCGACGCGGGGCGGCAGCCCGGTCGAGACGCTGACGCGGCTGTGGCTGCTGCAGGCGCCCGTGGCGGTGGCCGCGGTCGAGGCGGCGCTGCCCGGCCTGCTCGACCCGCTGTGCGCGGCCGGGCTGCTCGAGCGGTCCGTGGCCGAGGTGCGGGCGCGGGTCGACGTGCGGCCCTACGCCACCGAGGACCTCGACCTGTGGATCGCCAGCGACCTCACCCCCGGCCTCGACGGCCGGCCCTCGCACGTCTCCGGCGACCACGTGCTCGGCATCTCCTCGGCCGCGACCTCGCTGGCCCAGCTCACCGTGCGCGAGCCGGTCGGCCGCGCGCTGGACCTCGGCACCGGGTGCGGCGTCCAGGCGCTCCACCTCGCTCCGCACGCGGCCCACGTCGTGGCGACCGACGTCAACGAGCGCGCGCTCTGGCTGACCCGGGTCAACGCCGAGCTCAACGCGGTCGGCTCGGTCGAGACCCGCTCGGGGTCGTTCTTCGAGCCCGTCGCCGGCGAGCTGTTCGACCTCGTCGTGACCAACCCGCCGTTCGTGATCTCGCCCGCGACGGGGGAGCGGCTGGTCTACCGCGACTCCGGGCTGCCCGGCGACCAGGTCGTCGAGCACATCGTGCGCGGCCTGCCCGGCCTGCTCACCGAGGGCGGCACCGGCCAGGTCCTGGCCAACTGGATGATCCTCGGCGATCGCCCCTGGGACGAGCGGCTGGCGTCCTGGCTGCCCGACGGCACCGGCGCCGACGCGTGCGACGCCTGGGTGCTGCAGCGCGAGGTGGTCGACCTGCCGTCCTACGTCGAGCTCTGGCTCAAGGACGCCGGCCTGCACCCCTCGACGGGGCGGACCGACGCGGCGGCGTACGTCGAGCGCTACGACACCTGGCTCTCGTGGTTCGCCGACCAGGGCGCGGTGGGCGTCGGGTTCGGCTGGATCAACCTCCGCGCGGGTGGCGCCGGGGAGCACCACCTCGAGGAGTGGCCCTACGACGTCGAGCAGCCGATCGGCCCCGAGGTGACCGACCGCTTCGCCCGGCTCGCGGCGCTGCGCTCGCTCGACGACGCGGCCCTGCTCGCCGCTCGTCCGGTGACCCGCGTCGACGTGCGCCAGGAGACCTACGGCGCGCCCGGCGCCGAGGACCCCGAAGAGATCGTCGTGCGCCAGCAGCGGCTGCTGCGCCGCGCCCGGCAGGTCGACACCGTCGAGGCCGCGCTGGTCGGGGCCTGCGACGGCGAGCTCAGCGTCGGCCAGGTCCTCGGCGCGCTCGCCCAGCTCCTCGAGCGCGACGAGTCCGAGCTGCGGTCGGCGTACCTCCCGGTCGTGCGCGAGCTGGTCACCGACGGTCACCTCACGCTGTAGGTCGGGCGGGAGCGCCGGTCCGATCGGGGGCAGAGGTCATACGTCCTGGTCGTGGGGGCGGCCGTCTCGTATGACGTCCCACGCTCGTCGTGCGACCTCCCCACGGAGCTGACGCCGTCAGGGGTGCTCGCGTGGCGGCTGGGGGGTGCCGCCGACCAGGTCGGCCCAGAGCGCGATGAGGGCGGCGGCCGTGAGGGCCACGACGAGCGGGGCGTACGACGCGACGACGGGGGACGGGGAGACGGTGCTGAACGACCACCCGAGGAGCGCGCCGCCCGACAGGGAGGTGACCGCCCCGCCGACGGAGTGGGCGCCGCCGAGCCCCCGGAGGGCGAAGCCCTGGCAGTAGACGAGCAGCGGCACGCCCAGGCCGACCACGGCGACCTGCTCGACGAAGCAGCCGAACAGGTCGTCCGGCGAGGTGCTGCACCTCGGCCCCTCGGCGAACAGCTCCCACGCGAGCGTCAGCGCGAGCACGCCGAGCAGCGTCACCACCGCGGCCCGGGCCGGCCGGTTGCGTCTCAGTCGGTGCACGGGTGCGTTCCTAGCCCACCGCTGCCCCGTGGGTGCGGGCGACACCCGGGAGGGGGCGAAAACGGCTCGCTCCGAACAGGGCCCGGTCCGTAGCGTGGGCGGGTGCGTCACCTCCCCCTCGCCGACCCCGGCACCGCCGACCACCGGTCGCCGGGTCGGTTCCTGTGGTGGATGGCGCGGGGGCAGTGGCGCACGCTCGTCGTGGCGATGCTGTTCGGCATCGTGTGGATGGGCACGCAGGCGGTGATGCCCGCGGTGATCGGGCGCGCGATCGACGCCGGGGTGGCCGCGCGCGACCTCCGGACCCTGGCGGCGTACGGCGGCCTGATGCTCGTCCTCGGCCTGGTCCAGGCGGGCAGCGGCATCGTGCGCCACCGGTACGCCGTGACCAACTGGCTCACCGCGGCCTACCGCACCGTGCAGCTCGTGGGTCGCCAGACCACCCGGCTGGGCGGCTCGCTGCCGCGGCAGACCTCCACCGGCGAGGTCGCCGCCATGGGCACCAGCGACCTCGAGCACCTGGGTCACGTGATGGACGTGCTGGCGCGGTTCGCCGGGGCGATCGTCTCGTTCGTGCTGGTCGCGGTGATCCTGCTGCAGACCTCGGTCACGCTCGGTCTGGTCGTGCTCGTCGGGGTGCCGGTGCTCGTCCTGCTCGTCGGACCCCTGCTCGCCCCGTTGCAGCGCCGCAGCACCGCCCAGCGCGAGCTCACCGGCTCCCTGTCCAACACCGCCAGCGACATCGTCGCGGGACTGCGGGTGCTGCGCGGGGTGGGCGGCGAGCAGGTCTTCGCCCGCCGCTACGCCGCAGAGTCGCAGCGCACCCGTCGGGCGGGCGTCGAGGTGGCGCGACTGCAGTCGGTGCTCGACGCGCTGCAGGTGTTCCTGCCCGGCGTCTTCGTGGTCGTCGTGGTGTGGCTCGGGGCGCGGTACGCCGTCGCGGGCGAGCTCACCGCCGGCGAGCTGGTCGCGTTCTACGGGTACGCCGCGTTCCTGGTGCTGCCGCTGCGGACCGCGACCGAGTTCGTCAACCGGCTGATCCGCGCCCGCGTCTCCGCGCAGTGCGTGATCGCCTTCCTGGCGCTGGACCCCGAGCACACCGACCCCACGGGCACCCGGCCGGAGCCGCCCGTCGGGTCCGACCTCGCCGACGCGGTGAGCGGGCTGCACGTGCACGGCGGCAGCATCGTCGCGCTGGTCGGGGAGCGGCCCGACGAGACGGCCGCGCTCGCGGAGCGGCTCGGCCTGACCACGCCGGCGCGCGACGCGGCGGTGACGCTGGGCGGCGTACCCCTGACGGCGCTGCCCCTGGAGGTCGTACGCCGGCGCGTGGTGGTCTCCGACACGGGCGCGGCCCTGTTCTCCGGCCGGCTGCGCGACGTGCTCGACGTGACCGGGACCGGTGACGTCGAGGCGGCCCTGGCGACCGCGTCGGCGCAGGACGTCGTCGAGGCGCTGCCCGACGGGCTCGACCACGTCGTCACCGAGCGCGGCCGCAGCTTCTCGGGCGGCCAGCGCCAGCGGCTGGTGCTCGCGCGCGTGCTGGCGCTCGACCCCGAGGTGCTGGTGCTCGTCGAGCCCACGTCGGCCGTCGACGCCCACACCGAGGCGGCGATCGCCCGGCGGCTGCGCGAGCACCGCCGCGGCCGGACCACCGTGGTGACCACCTCGAGCCCGCTGCTGCTCGACGCGGTCGACGAGGTGGCCTACGTCCGCGACGGCCGCGTGGTGGCGACCGGCCGGCACCGCGACCTGCTCGCCTCGGTGACCGACTACCGCCTGACCGTGACCCGTGAGGACCTCGAGGAGGTGGCCCCGCGATGACCACGTTGCCGGTCGCCCAGGGACCGCAGGTACGGCGCTACGCGCTCGACCTGGCCCGTCGCCACCCGCGGATGCTCGGTGCCGCCCTGTTCCTGCACCTCTGCGCGGCGCTGGCCGGCCTCGCCGCGCCGCGGCTGCTCGGCGACCTCGTCGAGGGCGTC harbors:
- a CDS encoding DUF7059 domain-containing protein — its product is MADTAGQSGRTTAQWTGRLRTALQAAGFTYDGVAEALGPVAHAALSRNETVPGLRATRGGSPVETLTRLWLLQAPVAVAAVEAALPGLLDPLCAAGLLERSVAEVRARVDVRPYATEDLDLWIASDLTPGLDGRPSHVSGDHVLGISSAATSLAQLTVREPVGRALDLGTGCGVQALHLAPHAAHVVATDVNERALWLTRVNAELNAVGSVETRSGSFFEPVAGELFDLVVTNPPFVISPATGERLVYRDSGLPGDQVVEHIVRGLPGLLTEGGTGQVLANWMILGDRPWDERLASWLPDGTGADACDAWVLQREVVDLPSYVELWLKDAGLHPSTGRTDAAAYVERYDTWLSWFADQGAVGVGFGWINLRAGGAGEHHLEEWPYDVEQPIGPEVTDRFARLAALRSLDDAALLAARPVTRVDVRQETYGAPGAEDPEEIVVRQQRLLRRARQVDTVEAALVGACDGELSVGQVLGALAQLLERDESELRSAYLPVVRELVTDGHLTL
- a CDS encoding ABC transporter transmembrane domain-containing protein, translating into MRHLPLADPGTADHRSPGRFLWWMARGQWRTLVVAMLFGIVWMGTQAVMPAVIGRAIDAGVAARDLRTLAAYGGLMLVLGLVQAGSGIVRHRYAVTNWLTAAYRTVQLVGRQTTRLGGSLPRQTSTGEVAAMGTSDLEHLGHVMDVLARFAGAIVSFVLVAVILLQTSVTLGLVVLVGVPVLVLLVGPLLAPLQRRSTAQRELTGSLSNTASDIVAGLRVLRGVGGEQVFARRYAAESQRTRRAGVEVARLQSVLDALQVFLPGVFVVVVVWLGARYAVAGELTAGELVAFYGYAAFLVLPLRTATEFVNRLIRARVSAQCVIAFLALDPEHTDPTGTRPEPPVGSDLADAVSGLHVHGGSIVALVGERPDETAALAERLGLTTPARDAAVTLGGVPLTALPLEVVRRRVVVSDTGAALFSGRLRDVLDVTGTGDVEAALATASAQDVVEALPDGLDHVVTERGRSFSGGQRQRLVLARVLALDPEVLVLVEPTSAVDAHTEAAIARRLREHRRGRTTVVTTSSPLLLDAVDEVAYVRDGRVVATGRHRDLLASVTDYRLTVTREDLEEVAPR